A section of the Pseudomonas flavescens genome encodes:
- a CDS encoding gamma-glutamyltransferase family protein, translated as MLKSTHATGGLFVAPHHLAAQAGRDVLKAGGTAVEAMVAAAATIAVVYPHMNAIGGDGFWLIHEPGKQPLAIDACGSSAALADRDFYAGHAQIPSRGPLAALTVAGTVGGWAEALAQTAHWGPGMPLSDLLSDAIGHARRGIVVSRSQAQLTQGKLAELKDVPGFADVYLNHGQAPKEGDLLRQPALAETLQRLADVGLDDFYRGELATRMAADLERLGSPLRLADLQGYRARAVEPLSVRLNDATLYNMPPPTQGLASLLILGIFEKLAVEQAEGFEHVHGLVEATKQAFLIRDRVVTDPGRVPQEPQGLLDDANLQRLADAIDPQQALPWPQPAAPGDTIWMGCIDEQGRAVSFIQSVYWEFGSGVVLPSTGVAWQNRGISFSLDPTALQTLEPGRKPFHTLNPALALFDDGRTLSYGTMGGEGQPQTQAAILSRYRLGSDLQAAVSAPRWLLGRTWGDVSTTLKLESRFPSELVERLRQAGHVIDVLDDAFSDTMGHAGALLRHPNGILEGAADPRSDGSVCGL; from the coding sequence ATGCTCAAGAGCACCCACGCCACCGGCGGCCTGTTCGTCGCTCCCCACCATCTTGCCGCCCAGGCCGGGCGCGACGTGCTCAAGGCCGGCGGCACCGCCGTGGAGGCGATGGTTGCGGCAGCGGCGACCATCGCGGTGGTCTATCCACACATGAACGCCATTGGCGGTGATGGTTTCTGGCTGATTCACGAGCCAGGCAAGCAGCCGCTGGCCATCGACGCCTGCGGCAGCAGCGCTGCCCTCGCCGACCGCGATTTCTACGCCGGTCACGCGCAGATCCCCAGCCGCGGCCCACTGGCTGCGCTGACCGTGGCGGGCACCGTCGGCGGCTGGGCCGAAGCACTGGCACAGACCGCTCACTGGGGGCCGGGCATGCCTCTGTCAGACCTGCTGAGCGACGCCATCGGCCATGCCCGTCGCGGCATCGTGGTCAGCCGCAGCCAGGCGCAACTGACCCAAGGCAAACTGGCCGAACTGAAGGACGTGCCTGGTTTCGCCGACGTCTACCTGAACCATGGCCAGGCGCCCAAGGAGGGCGACTTGCTGCGCCAGCCAGCCCTGGCAGAGACCCTGCAGCGCCTGGCCGATGTCGGCCTGGACGACTTCTACCGCGGTGAACTGGCCACACGCATGGCCGCCGATCTCGAGCGCCTGGGCAGCCCGCTGCGTCTCGCCGACCTGCAGGGCTACCGGGCCCGCGCCGTCGAACCGCTGAGCGTGCGCCTGAACGACGCCACCCTGTACAACATGCCGCCGCCGACCCAGGGCCTGGCATCACTGCTGATCCTCGGCATCTTCGAAAAGCTCGCGGTCGAACAGGCCGAAGGCTTCGAGCATGTGCACGGGCTGGTGGAAGCGACCAAGCAGGCGTTCCTGATCCGCGACCGCGTGGTGACCGATCCAGGTCGCGTACCCCAGGAGCCACAAGGCCTGCTGGACGACGCCAACCTGCAACGCCTGGCCGACGCCATAGACCCGCAGCAGGCGCTGCCGTGGCCACAACCGGCAGCGCCGGGGGATACCATCTGGATGGGTTGCATCGACGAGCAGGGCCGCGCCGTCAGCTTCATCCAGAGCGTGTACTGGGAGTTCGGCTCCGGCGTGGTACTGCCGTCTACCGGCGTCGCCTGGCAGAACCGCGGCATCAGTTTCTCCCTTGACCCTACCGCGCTGCAGACCCTGGAACCGGGCCGCAAGCCCTTCCACACCCTCAACCCGGCCCTCGCCCTGTTCGACGATGGCCGCACCCTGAGCTACGGCACCATGGGCGGCGAAGGCCAGCCACAGACTCAGGCAGCGATCCTCAGCCGCTACCGCCTGGGCAGTGACCTGCAGGCCGCCGTCAGCGCACCACGCTGGCTGCTCGGCCGCACCTGGGGCGACGTCAGCACCACCCTCAAGCTGGAAAGCCGTTTCCCGAGCGAACTGGTCGAGCGGCTGCGCCAGGCCGGGCATGTCATCGATGTGCTGGACGACGCCTTCAGCGACACCATGGGCCACGCTGGCGCCCTGCTGCGCCATCCCAACGGCATCCTCGAAGGCGCCGCCGACCCGCGCAGCGACGGTAGCGTCTGCGGGCTG
- a CDS encoding homocysteine S-methyltransferase family protein has product MSGRPLILLDGGMGRELQRRGAPFRQPEWSALALSEAPEQVEAVHAAYIASGSQVITSNSYAVVPFHIGEQRFAEEGRALAERAGQLARNAADRAASAVRVAGSLPPLFGSYRPDLFQPERVTEVLTPLIQGLAPHVDLWLAETQSAIAEARAIRAHLPDDGKPFWLSFTLRDEDTDEVPRLRSGEPVADAARAAAELGVEVLLFNCSQPEVIGTAIDVARETFASLGAEIAIGAYANAFPPQPEEATANDGLDPLREDLDPPGYLRWVADWRARGASHLGGCCGIGPEHIAVLAQRLN; this is encoded by the coding sequence ATGAGCGGGCGACCTCTGATTTTGCTGGATGGCGGCATGGGCCGTGAGTTGCAGCGCCGTGGTGCGCCGTTTCGTCAGCCGGAGTGGTCGGCGCTGGCGCTGAGCGAGGCGCCCGAGCAGGTGGAGGCGGTGCACGCAGCCTATATCGCCAGCGGCAGCCAGGTGATCACCAGCAACAGTTACGCGGTGGTGCCCTTCCATATCGGCGAGCAGCGCTTCGCCGAGGAGGGCCGCGCCCTTGCCGAACGTGCCGGTCAGCTGGCGCGCAACGCGGCCGATCGGGCTGCCAGCGCAGTGCGGGTTGCCGGCTCGCTGCCGCCGCTATTCGGCTCCTATCGGCCTGATCTGTTCCAGCCCGAACGGGTGACCGAGGTGCTGACGCCGCTGATACAGGGCTTGGCGCCCCATGTCGACCTGTGGCTGGCCGAGACCCAGAGCGCTATCGCCGAAGCACGGGCCATTCGTGCCCATCTGCCCGATGACGGCAAGCCGTTCTGGTTGTCCTTCACCCTGCGTGATGAAGACACCGACGAGGTACCGCGCCTGCGCTCCGGCGAGCCGGTGGCCGATGCGGCCCGTGCAGCCGCCGAGCTGGGTGTCGAGGTGCTGCTGTTCAATTGCAGCCAGCCGGAAGTGATCGGCACGGCCATCGACGTGGCGCGCGAAACCTTCGCCAGCCTCGGTGCAGAGATCGCCATTGGCGCCTATGCCAATGCCTTCCCGCCGCAGCCCGAGGAGGCCACCGCCAACGACGGCCTGGACCCGCTGCGCGAGGATCTCGACCCGCCCGGCTACCTGCGCTGGGTCGCCGACTGGCGCGCCCGTGGAGCCAGCCATCTGGGCGGCTGCTGCGGTATCGGCCCGGAGCATATCGCGGTGCTGGCGCAGCGTCTGAACTGA
- a CDS encoding GNAT family N-acetyltransferase, protein MTVRIPVEIRAVTADDHAAWLPLWQGYQRFYMTEIDADVSATTWQRFLDPAEPMFAALAWHDGEAIGLVHWIYHRSCWTTGDYCYLQDLFIGKDVRGNGVGRQLIEHVYAVAQAAGCSRVHWLTHETNAKAKLLYERIGERSGFEQYRKLF, encoded by the coding sequence ATGACCGTCCGCATCCCCGTGGAAATCCGTGCCGTCACCGCTGACGACCACGCTGCCTGGCTGCCGTTGTGGCAGGGCTACCAGCGCTTCTACATGACCGAGATCGACGCGGACGTCAGCGCCACCACCTGGCAGCGCTTTCTCGATCCCGCCGAACCGATGTTCGCTGCACTCGCCTGGCACGACGGCGAGGCGATTGGCCTGGTGCACTGGATCTACCACCGCTCCTGCTGGACGACCGGCGACTATTGCTACCTGCAGGATCTGTTCATCGGCAAGGACGTACGGGGCAATGGCGTCGGCCGCCAGTTGATCGAACACGTCTATGCCGTCGCCCAGGCCGCCGGATGCTCACGTGTGCACTGGCTGACCCACGAAACCAATGCCAAGGCCAAGCTGCTCTATGAGCGCATCGGCGAACGCTCGGGCTTCGAGCAGTACCGCAAACTGTTCTAG
- a CDS encoding TRAP transporter substrate-binding protein: protein MSLNRRNFIGAGALAAGAGLAMGASGVASAAVSGKTFNWKMTNAYAPGSPFYVQGPGSPTDFCKRVEEMSGGRLKIQHFAAGELIPALEGFDAVSSGMVEMNAANAFFWAGKIPAAQFFTAVPFGMNTQGMNAWLYNGGGLKLWEELYEPHGLVPMPMGNTGTQMTGWFRQPLENVDSLKGLKMRIAGLAGKVYSELGVAVRLLPGGEIFPALERGVIDAAEFVGPYQDRRMGLHKAAKNYYTTGWHEPTNVTELIINKQAWDSLPADLQAIVRSCAQACNNDSWSWCDAVNAEAMQDLVGNQGVIARPLPDDVIKRLREVTHDTLSSMAASDPATKKVYEHFFAFRKQYISWASVGEKAFMEIGMGES from the coding sequence ATGAGCCTCAATCGACGTAACTTCATCGGCGCCGGCGCCCTCGCCGCAGGTGCTGGCCTGGCGATGGGTGCCAGCGGTGTGGCCAGTGCGGCAGTCAGCGGCAAGACCTTCAACTGGAAGATGACCAACGCCTATGCGCCGGGCTCGCCCTTCTACGTACAGGGCCCGGGCAGCCCCACCGACTTCTGCAAGCGCGTCGAGGAAATGTCCGGTGGCCGCCTGAAGATCCAGCACTTCGCCGCCGGCGAGCTGATTCCTGCGCTGGAGGGCTTCGACGCCGTTTCCAGCGGCATGGTAGAGATGAACGCGGCGAACGCCTTCTTCTGGGCGGGCAAGATCCCCGCGGCGCAGTTCTTCACCGCCGTGCCGTTCGGCATGAACACTCAGGGCATGAACGCCTGGCTGTACAACGGCGGCGGCCTCAAGCTCTGGGAGGAGCTCTACGAACCCCACGGCCTGGTGCCCATGCCCATGGGCAACACCGGTACGCAGATGACCGGCTGGTTCCGCCAGCCCCTGGAAAACGTCGACAGCCTGAAGGGCCTGAAGATGCGCATCGCCGGCCTGGCCGGCAAGGTCTACAGCGAGCTGGGCGTGGCGGTGCGCCTGTTGCCCGGCGGCGAGATATTCCCAGCCCTGGAACGTGGCGTGATCGACGCCGCCGAGTTCGTCGGCCCCTATCAGGATCGACGCATGGGCCTGCACAAGGCGGCGAAGAACTACTACACCACAGGCTGGCACGAGCCGACCAACGTCACCGAGCTGATCATCAACAAGCAGGCCTGGGACAGCCTGCCCGCCGACCTGCAGGCGATCGTGCGTTCCTGCGCCCAGGCCTGCAACAACGACAGCTGGTCATGGTGCGACGCGGTCAACGCCGAAGCCATGCAGGATCTGGTCGGCAACCAGGGCGTGATCGCCCGGCCGCTGCCGGACGACGTAATCAAGCGCCTGCGTGAAGTCACCCACGACACCCTGTCGAGCATGGCAGCGAGCGACCCGGCGACCAAGAAGGTCTACGAGCACTTCTTCGCCTTTCGCAAGCAGTACATCTCCTGGGCCTCGGTCGGCGAGAAAGCCTTCATGGAAATCGGGATGGGCGAGTCATGA
- a CDS encoding amino acid ABC transporter permease, whose protein sequence is MTPPPESPRPPPMAGESLLQRLFGFRTRLYVTWAIMFALCVAFFLSFDLKFSIILDKLPNLLGANLAPNGFLQGAALTLFLCFCSIWASLALGFVTALARLSKSAVAFGIASFYASFFRGTPLLIQILLIYLGLPQLGLVPGAITAGIIALSLNYGAYLSEIFRAGLIGVAPGQREASLALGLKPVVIFWRVTLPQAMRTIIPPTTSQFISMLKDSSLISVMGVWEVMFLAQSYGRSSYRYIEMLTTAAIIYWLLSIGLELIQARLERHYGKAYLNGR, encoded by the coding sequence ATGACACCCCCTCCTGAATCCCCTCGCCCGCCACCCATGGCGGGCGAGTCGTTGCTGCAGCGTCTGTTCGGCTTTCGCACCCGCCTGTATGTCACCTGGGCGATCATGTTCGCCCTGTGCGTGGCGTTCTTCCTGAGCTTCGACCTGAAGTTCTCGATCATCCTCGACAAGCTCCCCAACCTGCTCGGCGCCAACCTGGCCCCCAACGGTTTTCTGCAGGGCGCGGCGCTGACCCTGTTCCTGTGCTTCTGCTCGATCTGGGCATCTCTGGCGCTGGGCTTCGTCACCGCCCTGGCGCGCCTGTCGAAGAGCGCCGTGGCGTTCGGGATCGCCAGCTTCTACGCCTCGTTCTTCCGTGGCACGCCGTTGTTGATCCAGATTCTGCTGATCTATCTGGGCCTGCCTCAACTGGGCCTGGTACCGGGCGCGATCACCGCCGGGATCATCGCCCTGTCGCTGAACTACGGCGCCTACCTGAGCGAAATCTTCCGCGCCGGGCTGATCGGCGTCGCTCCCGGCCAGCGCGAAGCCTCCCTGGCACTGGGCCTCAAACCGGTGGTGATCTTCTGGCGGGTAACCCTGCCCCAGGCGATGCGCACCATCATTCCACCGACCACCAGCCAGTTCATTTCGATGCTCAAGGACTCGTCGCTGATCTCGGTCATGGGCGTCTGGGAAGTGATGTTCCTGGCCCAGTCCTATGGCCGCTCGTCCTACCGCTACATCGAAATGCTCACCACCGCGGCAATCATCTACTGGCTGCTGTCGATCGGTCTGGAGCTGATCCAGGCACGTCTCGAGCGTCATTACGGCAAGGCTTATCTGAACGGGCGCTAA
- a CDS encoding TRAP transporter large permease has product MSPNEWLAIAMVFGFFAMMMAGVPVAISLAVSGFVAGMIGFGPMLFALLPARMFGVVSNYTLLAIPLFTFMGVMLEKSRVAEDMLDTIGRAMGGLNGGMGLAIILVGVLLGASTGIVGATVVTIGLLTLPTLLRRGYNKTVACGTICASGTLGQIIPPSLVLILLADILGQSVGSIFAAAFIPSLVLALIYVAYMLLLGWLRPDWVPAIPAEERALTNRTQLLKDMARSVLPPLLLVMAVLGSIIGGVAAPTEAASMGALGALLIAALSGRLSWPTLKATLHGTLTISAMIFLILLCSQPFSLAFRGLGGEALVHDLFTMLPGGELGAILFLMAVLFVLGFFLEWIEISYIALPMFLPVFIAYDTDLVWLGILVALNLQMSFLTPPFGWALFFLKGVAPPGISTKDIYLGALPYVFLQMLAVAVVFCFPSLATWLPAAIGW; this is encoded by the coding sequence ATGAGCCCCAACGAATGGTTGGCCATCGCCATGGTCTTCGGCTTCTTCGCCATGATGATGGCGGGTGTGCCGGTGGCCATTTCCCTGGCCGTATCCGGGTTCGTCGCCGGCATGATCGGCTTCGGCCCGATGCTTTTCGCACTGCTGCCGGCACGCATGTTCGGCGTGGTCAGCAACTACACCCTGCTGGCGATACCCTTGTTCACGTTCATGGGGGTGATGCTGGAGAAATCCAGGGTCGCGGAAGACATGCTCGACACGATTGGCCGCGCCATGGGCGGCCTGAACGGCGGCATGGGCTTGGCGATCATTCTGGTCGGCGTGCTGCTTGGCGCCTCCACCGGCATCGTCGGTGCCACGGTGGTGACCATCGGCCTGCTGACCCTGCCCACGCTGCTGCGCCGCGGCTACAACAAGACCGTGGCCTGCGGCACCATCTGCGCATCCGGCACCCTCGGGCAGATCATCCCGCCCAGCCTGGTGCTGATCCTGCTGGCCGATATCCTCGGCCAGTCGGTGGGTTCGATCTTCGCCGCGGCCTTCATCCCCAGCCTGGTGCTGGCGCTGATCTACGTAGCCTACATGCTGCTGCTCGGCTGGCTGCGCCCGGACTGGGTGCCGGCGATTCCTGCCGAGGAACGCGCCCTGACCAACCGCACGCAATTGCTCAAGGACATGGCACGCAGCGTACTGCCACCCCTGCTGCTGGTAATGGCGGTCCTGGGATCGATCATCGGTGGTGTCGCGGCGCCCACCGAAGCGGCCTCCATGGGCGCACTCGGCGCGTTGCTCATCGCTGCGCTTTCAGGTCGCCTGAGCTGGCCGACGCTGAAGGCCACCCTGCACGGCACCCTGACCATCAGCGCGATGATCTTCCTGATCCTGCTCTGCTCGCAGCCCTTCTCCCTGGCATTCCGCGGCCTCGGCGGCGAGGCTCTGGTGCATGACCTGTTCACCATGCTGCCAGGCGGCGAACTGGGGGCGATCCTGTTCCTCATGGCGGTGCTGTTCGTGCTCGGCTTCTTTCTCGAGTGGATCGAGATTTCCTACATCGCCCTGCCGATGTTCCTGCCAGTGTTCATCGCTTACGACACCGACCTGGTGTGGCTGGGGATCCTGGTGGCGCTGAACCTGCAGATGTCCTTCCTGACACCGCCTTTCGGTTGGGCGCTGTTCTTCCTCAAGGGCGTCGCGCCACCGGGGATCAGCACGAAGGACATCTACCTCGGCGCCCTGCCGTACGTATTCCTGCAGATGCTCGCCGTGGCCGTGGTGTTCTGCTTCCCATCCCTGGCCACCTGGCTGCCTGCCGCTATCGGTTGGTGA
- a CDS encoding TRAP transporter small permease subunit, translated as MMSIVSRIEGLVEALGFIARACVLLLVLLVSFDVLMRYLFDFSPVALQELEWYLISPIALLGISYTLKHRQDVRVDFLYEKFSVKTKAAVDLFSGIATAAIGFYIARLAFNYTMQSYNMGEGSPDPGGLPYRFLVKAFLPLGFGLFGLQGVADSLRALCTLLQPASPGEVRA; from the coding sequence ATGATGTCCATCGTCAGCCGTATCGAAGGGCTGGTCGAGGCCCTGGGCTTTATAGCCCGGGCCTGCGTACTGCTCCTGGTCCTGCTGGTGTCGTTCGATGTGCTGATGCGCTACCTGTTCGACTTCAGCCCGGTCGCCCTGCAGGAACTGGAGTGGTACCTGATCTCGCCCATCGCCCTGCTCGGTATCTCCTACACCCTCAAGCACCGCCAGGACGTGCGCGTGGACTTTCTCTACGAAAAATTCAGCGTGAAAACCAAGGCTGCCGTCGACCTGTTCAGCGGCATCGCCACTGCGGCAATCGGCTTCTACATCGCTCGCCTGGCGTTCAACTACACGATGCAGTCCTACAACATGGGCGAAGGCTCACCCGATCCGGGTGGCCTGCCCTATCGCTTCCTGGTCAAGGCCTTCCTGCCCTTGGGCTTCGGCCTGTTCGGCCTGCAGGGCGTGGCCGATAGCCTGCGGGCACTGTGCACCCTGCTGCAGCCCGCCTCGCCTGGGGAGGTGCGCGCATGA
- the glsB gene encoding glutaminase B has product MQALLNEVLDQVRPLIGKGKVADYIPALADVPADQLGIAVYGNDGELFTAGDAQTPFSIQSISKVFSLVQAIQHSGEAIWERLGHEPSGQPFNSLLQLELENGRPRNPFINAGALVISDINQSRFAAPVLSMRDFVRRLSGNAHVAVDNRIAESEYQHRARNAAMAYLMQSFGNFHNDVEMVLRGYFSHCALSMNCVDLAKAFCFLANDGFCKHSGEQVLSVRQTQQVNSIMATSGLYDEAGNFAYRVGLPGKSGVGGGIVAVVPGQYTICVWSPELNAAGNSLAGMAALEVLSERIGWSVF; this is encoded by the coding sequence ATGCAAGCGTTGCTGAATGAAGTCCTCGATCAGGTCAGGCCGCTGATTGGCAAAGGCAAGGTTGCCGATTACATCCCCGCGTTGGCCGATGTGCCTGCCGATCAATTGGGCATCGCGGTGTATGGCAACGACGGCGAACTGTTCACCGCCGGTGATGCGCAGACACCGTTCTCGATCCAGAGTATTTCCAAGGTGTTCAGCCTTGTGCAAGCCATCCAGCACAGCGGCGAGGCCATCTGGGAGCGGCTGGGTCACGAGCCTTCCGGGCAGCCGTTCAATTCGCTGCTGCAGCTGGAACTGGAGAACGGCCGGCCGCGCAACCCGTTCATCAATGCCGGCGCATTGGTGATCAGCGATATCAACCAGTCACGCTTCGCTGCCCCTGTGCTGTCGATGCGCGATTTCGTCCGGCGCCTGTCCGGTAACGCGCACGTGGCTGTGGATAACCGCATCGCCGAATCCGAGTACCAGCATCGCGCGCGCAACGCGGCGATGGCGTATCTGATGCAGTCGTTCGGCAATTTCCACAACGATGTGGAGATGGTGCTGCGCGGCTACTTCAGCCACTGCGCCCTGAGCATGAACTGCGTCGACCTGGCCAAGGCCTTCTGCTTCCTGGCCAACGACGGTTTCTGCAAACACAGCGGCGAGCAGGTTCTCAGCGTGCGGCAGACCCAGCAGGTGAACTCGATCATGGCCACCAGCGGGCTGTACGACGAGGCCGGCAACTTCGCCTACCGCGTTGGCCTGCCGGGCAAGAGCGGCGTGGGGGGTGGCATCGTCGCGGTGGTGCCGGGGCAGTACACCATCTGCGTGTGGTCGCCCGAGCTCAACGCCGCCGGCAATTCGCTGGCCGGCATGGCGGCGCTGGAAGTGCTCAGCGAGCGGATTGGCTGGTCGGTTTTTTAG
- a CDS encoding ABC transporter substrate-binding protein — protein MKTTLFAALGLTLVSFCNLALAGPTLDRIEKNGELVNVLMENYPPFSFLNDQNQLDGFDVDVAKAVADKLGVKLRLETPSWDVIAAGRWNGRYDICICSMTPSQARAQVFDFPVTYYASPAVIVVNAADERIQSAKDLSGLKVGVTSASSYEGYLNKDLVIEGAEDKPLEYPFDAVQVAPYDNDTVAFHDLALGAGVRLDAILTNLVTAQPRIDQDKRFKLAGTALYAEPNAVAIEKDDAEWRAKVESVFAELRKDGTLAAISKKWIGSDISQ, from the coding sequence GTGAAAACCACGCTATTCGCGGCCCTCGGCCTGACCCTCGTTTCCTTCTGCAACCTGGCTCTGGCAGGCCCCACGCTCGACCGTATCGAGAAGAACGGTGAGCTGGTCAACGTGCTGATGGAAAACTATCCGCCGTTCTCCTTTCTCAACGATCAGAACCAGCTCGACGGCTTCGACGTCGATGTGGCCAAGGCCGTGGCTGACAAGCTCGGCGTCAAGCTGCGCCTGGAAACCCCATCCTGGGATGTGATCGCCGCGGGTCGCTGGAACGGCCGCTACGACATCTGCATCTGCTCGATGACGCCTAGCCAGGCACGCGCCCAGGTCTTCGATTTCCCGGTCACCTATTACGCCTCCCCGGCGGTGATCGTGGTCAACGCCGCCGACGAGCGCATTCAGTCGGCCAAGGATCTTTCCGGCCTGAAGGTCGGCGTCACCAGTGCATCATCGTACGAGGGCTATCTGAACAAGGATCTGGTCATCGAAGGCGCAGAAGACAAGCCGCTGGAGTACCCGTTCGACGCGGTACAGGTCGCGCCGTACGACAACGATACCGTGGCCTTCCACGACCTCGCCCTGGGTGCCGGTGTGCGCCTCGATGCCATTCTCACCAACCTGGTCACCGCGCAACCACGCATCGACCAGGACAAGCGCTTCAAGCTGGCCGGCACCGCGCTGTACGCCGAGCCGAATGCCGTGGCCATCGAGAAGGATGACGCCGAGTGGCGCGCCAAGGTCGAGAGCGTCTTCGCAGAGCTGCGCAAGGACGGTACCCTGGCGGCCATCTCCAAGAAGTGGATCGGTTCCGATATCAGCCAATGA
- a CDS encoding Lrp/AsnC family transcriptional regulator, with amino-acid sequence MNKLDNALLNILIKDSRTSFADIARQLNISRAHARTRVQALVESGVIEKFTAVVNPEKLGKGISTFVDLTVAPHAIEAVAQRLSATMEVVSLYIMSDLKSLHIHTLTDSYETFDAFVRQHIFNHPEILTVDCKALMTRVKHRRGGARL; translated from the coding sequence ATGAACAAACTGGACAACGCGCTGCTGAATATCCTGATCAAGGATTCACGCACTTCCTTCGCCGATATCGCCCGCCAACTGAACATCTCCCGCGCCCACGCCCGCACCCGGGTACAGGCGCTGGTCGAGAGCGGCGTGATCGAGAAATTCACCGCGGTGGTCAACCCGGAAAAACTCGGCAAGGGCATCTCCACCTTCGTCGATCTGACCGTCGCGCCGCACGCCATAGAGGCAGTCGCCCAGCGCCTTTCAGCGACCATGGAGGTGGTCAGCCTGTACATCATGAGCGACCTGAAAAGCCTGCATATCCACACCCTGACCGACAGCTACGAAACCTTCGATGCCTTCGTACGCCAGCACATCTTCAATCACCCGGAAATCCTCACGGTCGATTGCAAGGCGCTGATGACCCGGGTCAAGCATCGGCGTGGCGGCGCACGTCTTTAA